The following are from one region of the Sphingomonas sp. J315 genome:
- a CDS encoding DUF4169 family protein — MADILNLNKARKARAKAQASAKAVENRAKFGRTKAQKAADEAERARICENLDGARRE; from the coding sequence ATGGCCGATATCCTTAACCTGAACAAGGCACGCAAGGCACGCGCGAAGGCGCAGGCCAGCGCAAAGGCTGTGGAGAACCGCGCCAAATTCGGGCGCACCAAGGCGCAGAAAGCGGCGGACGAAGCCGAGCGCGCCCGGATTTGCGAAAATCTGGACGGCGCGCGGCGGGAGTGA